In one Zalophus californianus isolate mZalCal1 chromosome 10, mZalCal1.pri.v2, whole genome shotgun sequence genomic region, the following are encoded:
- the IFT22 gene encoding intraflagellar transport protein 22 homolog, translated as MLKAKILFVGPCESGKTVLANFLTESSDITEYNPTQGVRILEFENPHVTSNAKGTGCEFELWDCGGDPKFESCWPALMKDSHGVVIIFNADLPSHLKEIEMWYSCFVQQQFLQDAQCLLIAHHKPGSGSDKGHLTLSPPLSKLKLVHSNLEDDPEDIRLEFIKYLKSIINSVSESRDREEMSIIT; from the exons AGTGGAAAAACCGTTTTGGCCAACTTCCTGACAGAATCTTCTGACATCACCGAATACAACCCAACCCAAGGAGTGAG gatCCTGGAATTTGAGAACCCACACGTGACCAGCAATGCCAAAGGAACGGGATGTGAATTTGAGCTGTGGGATTGTGGCGGTGATCCAAA GTTCGAGTCTTGCTGGCCAGCCCTGATGAAGGACTCTCATGGGGTGGTGATCATCTTCAATGCCGACCTCCCCAGCCACCTGAAGGAAATCGAGATGTGGTATTCCTGCTTCGTCCAGCAGCAGTTCCTACAGGACGCTCAGTGTCTGTTGATCGCGCACCACAAACCAGGCTCCGGAAGTGATAAAGGACACCTGACTTTGT cGCCCCCCTTAAGCAAGCTGAAGCTGGTGCATTCAAATCTTGAGGATGACCCTGAAGACATCAGGTTGGAGTTCATCAagtatttaaaaagcataatCAACTCAGTGTCTGAAAGCAGAGACCGGGAAGAGATGTCAATTATCACCTAA